A region of Vitis vinifera cultivar Pinot Noir 40024 chromosome 15, ASM3070453v1 DNA encodes the following proteins:
- the LOC100257546 gene encoding probable protein S-acyltransferase 12 isoform X2, which produces MDINLFKFCSSLKALGYLMILMVAAIIVVSYYAVVVVTWGPKLLVGGLDSVLSFAIIVVFHILLILLTWCYFMVVFRDPGSVPENWRPVSEEYNLEEGPMTSSDCVVPETLNSTWSSSDGQERRPAVGYCIQCQNGKPPRCHHCSVCQRCVLKMDHHCVWVVNCVGACNYKFFLLFLLYTFLETTLDTLALLPSFINFFGEAKNHSVSPGNLSIIFLAFVINLAFALSLLCFIVMHVSLLSSNTTSIEVYEKRRAVRWKYDLGRKTNFEQVFGKKKALWLFPLYSEDDFSSIPALHGLDFPTRSDVEA; this is translated from the exons ATGGATATAAACCTTTTCAAGTTTTGCTCTAGCCTCAAAGCTCTGGGGTACTTGATGATCCTCATGGTCGCTGCAATTATCGTCGTTTCGTATTACGCCGTCGTCGTCGTCACCTGGGGTCCAAAGCTGCTTGTGGGCGGCCTGGATTCGGTTCTTTCATTCGCAATAATCGTTGTGTTTCATATTCTG CTTATACTATTAACATGGTGCTACTTTATGGTGGTCTTTCGGGATCCTGGTTCTGTCCCTGAAAACTGGAGACCAGTGTCAGAGGAGTACAATTTGGAGGAAGGTCCTATGACATCATCAGATTGTGTAGTGCCCGAGACTTTGAATTCCACGTGGTCTTCTTCAGATGGGCAGGAGCGAAGACCAGCTGTAGGCTATTGTATTCAATGCCAAAATGGCAAGCCACCACGCTGCCATCATTGCTCTGTTT GCCAAAGATGTGTTCTTAAGATGGATCATCATTGTGTATGGGTGGTGAACTGTGTGGGAGCATGCAACTACAagttctttcttcttttcttg CTGTATACATTTCTGGAGACAACATTGGATACTTTAGCATTGCTGCCTagtttcatcaatttttttggaGAAGCCAAGAATCATTCAGTCTCACCTGGAAatctttctatcatttttttggcCTTTG TTATTAATTTAGCATTTGCGCTGAGTCTCCTTTGCTTCATAGTCATGCATGTGTCTCTCCTGTCTAGCAACACCACATCAATAGAG GTTTATGAGAAGAGGAGAGCTGTCAGGTGGAAGTATGACTTAGGCCGCAAGACGAATTTTGAGCAG GTCTTTGGCAAGAAAAAGGCATTGTGGTTGTTCCCATTGTACTCAGAAGATGATTTCAGCAGCATTCCTGCACTTCATGGCCTAGATTTCCCAACACGGTCAGATGT
- the LOC100257546 gene encoding probable protein S-acyltransferase 12 isoform X1: MDINLFKFCSSLKALGYLMILMVAAIIVVSYYAVVVVTWGPKLLVGGLDSVLSFAIIVVFHILLILLTWCYFMVVFRDPGSVPENWRPVSEEYNLEEGPMTSSDCVVPETLNSTWSSSDGQERRPAVGYCIQCQNGKPPRCHHCSVCQRCVLKMDHHCVWVVNCVGACNYKFFLLFLLYTFLETTLDTLALLPSFINFFGEAKNHSVSPGNLSIIFLAFVINLAFALSLLCFIVMHVSLLSSNTTSIEVYEKRRAVRWKYDLGRKTNFEQVVFGKKKALWLFPLYSEDDFSSIPALHGLDFPTRSDVEA, from the exons ATGGATATAAACCTTTTCAAGTTTTGCTCTAGCCTCAAAGCTCTGGGGTACTTGATGATCCTCATGGTCGCTGCAATTATCGTCGTTTCGTATTACGCCGTCGTCGTCGTCACCTGGGGTCCAAAGCTGCTTGTGGGCGGCCTGGATTCGGTTCTTTCATTCGCAATAATCGTTGTGTTTCATATTCTG CTTATACTATTAACATGGTGCTACTTTATGGTGGTCTTTCGGGATCCTGGTTCTGTCCCTGAAAACTGGAGACCAGTGTCAGAGGAGTACAATTTGGAGGAAGGTCCTATGACATCATCAGATTGTGTAGTGCCCGAGACTTTGAATTCCACGTGGTCTTCTTCAGATGGGCAGGAGCGAAGACCAGCTGTAGGCTATTGTATTCAATGCCAAAATGGCAAGCCACCACGCTGCCATCATTGCTCTGTTT GCCAAAGATGTGTTCTTAAGATGGATCATCATTGTGTATGGGTGGTGAACTGTGTGGGAGCATGCAACTACAagttctttcttcttttcttg CTGTATACATTTCTGGAGACAACATTGGATACTTTAGCATTGCTGCCTagtttcatcaatttttttggaGAAGCCAAGAATCATTCAGTCTCACCTGGAAatctttctatcatttttttggcCTTTG TTATTAATTTAGCATTTGCGCTGAGTCTCCTTTGCTTCATAGTCATGCATGTGTCTCTCCTGTCTAGCAACACCACATCAATAGAG GTTTATGAGAAGAGGAGAGCTGTCAGGTGGAAGTATGACTTAGGCCGCAAGACGAATTTTGAGCAGGTG GTCTTTGGCAAGAAAAAGGCATTGTGGTTGTTCCCATTGTACTCAGAAGATGATTTCAGCAGCATTCCTGCACTTCATGGCCTAGATTTCCCAACACGGTCAGATGT
- the LOC100242029 gene encoding uncharacterized protein LOC100242029 yields MKEEQQHLHHHHHQQRKIITAKKLTRPTAYVLLLLLSYVLGYLSAPSSSSVHSPTAGTASIPTTAGAALAESDLGHFGVTRRCGDPVPSKLVRQTILDRVFNGTSPFDSFPPPHVVHLLRPKRIKGWGSNGAVFENLIRRVKPRTIIEVGSFLGASAIHMAEVASQLGLKTQIICLDDFRGWPGFRDRFKDIAMINGDVMLLYQFMQNIIHVNATDSVLPVPFSTASTLDKLCELGVLGDLIEVDAGHDFNSAWSDINRAYRILRPGGVIFGHDYFTSVDNKGVRRAVNLFARLNKLRVQLDGQHWVIDSA; encoded by the coding sequence atgaaagaaGAGCAGCAGCACCtccaccaccatcaccaccagCAGAGAAAGATCATCACCGCCAAGAAACTCACTCGACCCACGGCGTATGTCCTTCTCCTCTTGCTATCCTACGTCTTGGGTTATCTATCCGCGCCGTCTTCCAGCTCAGTTCACTCTCCCACCGCCGGGACTGCATCTATCCCCACCACCGCAGGCGCCGCCTTAGCAGAATCGGACCTCGGCCACTTTGGTGTCACGAGGAGGTGTGGCGACCCAGTTCCCTCAAAGCTCGTTCGGCAAACGATTCTCGACCGGGTCTTCAATGGCACTTCGCCGTTCGACTCGTTTCCGCCGCCGCACGTGGTCCACCTCCTCAGGCCGAAGAGAATCAAGGGGTGGGGCTCGAACGGAGCCGTTTTCGAAAACCTAATCCGGCGAGTGAAGCCCCGGACAATAATCGAGGTGGGGTCGTTCTTGGGCGCGTCGGCGATTCACATGGCGGAGGTGGCGAGTCAACTCGGCCTCAAAACCCAGATTATATGCCTCGACGATTTCCGAGGCTGGCCAGGGTTCCGCGATCGGTTCAAGGACATCGCCATGATCAACGGCGACGTCATGCTTCTCTATCAGTTCATGCAGAACATCATCCACGTAAACGCCACGGACTCAGTCTTACCAGTTCCATTCTCAACCGCATCAACTCTAGACAAACTATGCGAGTTGGGCGTGTTAGGTGACCTCATTGAGGTGGACGCTGGTCACGACTTCAACTCAGCCTGGTCAGACATTAATCGAGCCTACAGAATCCTCCGACCCGGCGGCGTAATTTTCGGCCACGACTACTTCACTTCGGTCGACAATAAAGGGGTGAGAAGAGCAGTCAACCTCTTCGCCCGACTCAACAAGCTCCGAGTCCAACTCGATGGACAGCACTGGGTAATCGACTCGGCTTGA
- the LOC100262678 gene encoding GRF1-interacting factor 3 codes for MQQNPQMIPVMPSFPPNNITTEQIQKYLDENKKLILAILDNQNLGKLAECAQYQAQLQKNLMYLAAIADAQPQAPPTMPPQMAPHPAMQQGGYYMQHPQAAAMAQQPGLFPPKMPLQFGNPHQLQEQAQQLQQLQQQAMQGQMGMRPGGANNGMHPMHPEATLGGGSSGGPPPSAGLSDARGGGKQDTSEAGASGGDGQGSSAAGHGGDGESPYLKGSEDGK; via the exons ATGCAGCAGAACCCCCAGATGATACCTGTTATGCCTTCTTTTCCACCCAACAACATCACTACCGAGCAGATTCAGAAG TATCTcgatgagaataaaaaattgattctgGCAATATTGGACAATCAAAACCTTGGAAAGCTTGCTGAGTGTGCACA GTACCAAGCTCAGCTTCAAAAGAATTTGATGTATCTAGCTGCAATTGCTGATGCTCAGCCACAGGCACCACCGACAATGCCTCCCCAG ATGGCCCCACACCCTGCAATGCAGCAGGGAGGGTACTACATGCAGCATCCCCAGGCGGCAGCAATGGCTCAGCAACCTGGTCTTTTCCCTCCCAAGATGCCCTTACAATTTGGTAACCCACATCAACTTCAGGAGCAAGCACAGCAGCTGCAGCAGCTACAGCAACAAGCCATGCAAGGGCAGATGGGCATGAGACCTGGAGGGGCCAACAACGGCATGCATCCCATGCATCCTGAGGCCACTCTTGGTGGTGGCAGCAGTGGTGGCCCTCCACCATCTGCCGGCCTCAGTGATGCACGCGGAGGTGGCAAGCAAGACACTTCCGAAGCAGGGGCTTCTGGTGGTGATGGTCAGGGGAGCTCAGCTGCTGGGCATGGCGGCGATGGCGAATCACCCTACTTGAAGGGGTCAGAGGATGGAAAGTGA